The Ziziphus jujuba cultivar Dongzao chromosome 7, ASM3175591v1 genome includes a region encoding these proteins:
- the LOC107424218 gene encoding cyclin-U2-1, with protein sequence MTTSTSTSLAISPRKLRSDLYSYAYGQEDSNTPLVVNVLASLIERSMARNQRIAKNCSSLYLSRDLRTRIFDCHETPDMTIQSYLERIFRYTKAGPSVYVVAYVYIDRFCQTNPAFRINIRNVHRLLITTIMVASKYVEDMNYRNSYFARVGGLTTDDLNNLELEFLFLMGFKLHVNVSVFESYCCHLEREVSIGGGYHIERTLRCAEEIKSKRNEERRYNMQIARVML encoded by the exons ATGACAACTTCCACATCCACTTCCCTAGCGATCTCACCCAGAAAGCTTCGATCTGATTTGTACTCATATGCTTACGGTCAAGAAGATTCGAACACCCCATTAGTGGTTAATGTCCTTGCTTCTCTTATTGAGAGAAGCATGGCCAGAAACCAGAGGATCGCCAAGAATTGTAGCTCATTGTATTTGTCCAGAGACTTAAGGACTCGGATTTTCGATTGCCATGAAACCCCGGACATGACGATTCAGAGCTATTTGGAAAGAATTTTCAGATACACTAAAGCAGGGCCTTCGGTTTATGTGGTTGCTTATGTCTATATCGATCGGTTTTGCCAAACCAATCCTGCGTTTCGGATAAATATTCGAAATGTTCATAGGCTTCTCATTACTACTATCATGGTCGCTTCCAAGTATGTCGAGGACAT GAATTATCGAAATTCTTACTTTGCAAGAGTTGGGGGATTAACGACGGACGATTTGAACAATTTGGAGCTCGAGTTTTTGTTCTTGATGGGATTCAAATTGCACGTGAATGTAAGTGTGTTTGAGAGCTATTGCTGTCATTTAGAAAGAGAAGTTAGTATTGGAGGAGGTTACCATATAGAGAGGACATTAAGATGTGCAGAGGAAATCAAATCAAAGCGGAATGAAGAAAGAAGATATAATATGCAAATAGCTCGTGTTATGTTGTAG